The following is a genomic window from Carassius gibelio isolate Cgi1373 ecotype wild population from Czech Republic chromosome B7, carGib1.2-hapl.c, whole genome shotgun sequence.
atatatatatatatatatatatatatatatatatatatatatatatatatatacatttctcaatagtaatatgaattaacattaaataaagttTAAGATAGTTAGCTAGGTGAAAGTagctaaaaaatatttatagaaaagtGCTATGTGTTGGCTGGATATATGATATCTATTTTTTCTAtcactgttttatttaaaaaaaaattatgcagtgtttatttatttgtttgtttgtttgtttgttttctgtagcTCGCTCTTTAGTGCGTTTCGCCCACACAGACATCAAGATCCCCGATTTCTCTGACTACCGGCGGCCAGAGGTTTTAGACCCAAAGAAGTCCTCACAAGAGAGCGGCGACACCCGACGGGCCTTCTCCTATCTGATCACAGGTTCCACCGCTGTGGTTGGAGTCTATGCAGCCAAAACCGTTGTCACACAGTTTGTCTCCTCCATGAGCGCCTCGGCTGACGTGTTGGCCCTGTCCAAGATTGAAATCAAGCTATCAGACATCCCTGAGGGTAAGAACATGACCTTCAAATGGAGAGGGAAACCCCTGTTTGTCCGGCACAGAACAGAAAAGGAAATTGCAACTGAGGCTGATGTCAATCTCGCTGAGCTTCGGGACCCCCAGCACGACAGAGACCGTGTCCAGAACCCCATCTGGGTCATTGTCATTGGCGTGTGCACCCACCTGGGCTGCGTGCCCATTGCCAACGCTGGTGACTATGGTGGCTATTACTGCCCGTGCCATGGCTCTCATTATGACGCATCTGGTCGCATTAGGAAAGGCCCCGCTCCGCTCAATCTGGAGGTGCCCTTCTATGAGTTCCCAGACGATGACACAGTGATTGTAGGATAAAGGACTGTACTGTAATAACTCTGATCAACACTGAACATGTGCTTTACTTGTTTAGTTTTTGTCCATCTTGTTTCCGACTCATAATCTGCATTGACTTGATGGGTAAAAAAGATTAATTGTAAGTAATAAAGAGTATTTTATCTGATGGAAACCTCACTATTCTCTATTTATTCAGTCTCAATATACCCATCTATGTGTGTTATACTTAATCACTTAGGTTGTTTAATTATATGCACAATACGCATTGGTTTACAGATAAGGAACAAATAAGATCTCCACTCCACTATAGTGATAAAGTCAAAGGGTAAGGGAGGGTGCAGATTTTTAGTTGCAGAATTTCaggtaggtaaaaaaaaaaaaatacaatgcaatacaCCTTACACAAGGAATGACACATTGATTCTATACTCTTTTCTGTTGTCATAGTCAGTGGTAAATGTGACAACTGTCTTATTGTGGCTAGGTTTCTGTGGAAACTGATAAGGAAAGCAAATGTGAAATATGGATGTATTGAAAATGCTCTAAATTATCTGTGGATAAACCGAGCTCTAAGATATGCTTACGGAGTTATGAATTGAATAAAGCCTTCACAAATTTCACGTTGTTGttaaaatttgtaataaaaagGCGTTCACGCAATGCCTGTTTCTGTGGGTAAAAAAAGGAGATGCAGGGCAGTGAAAGAAGAGCCGTATATTAACAGAATATGATGCATCACCTCAAAATGATATAAAATCATGATAAGGATCATGATTTTTAAATACGAGAGTTAAAACAGTTTAACTATACGTTAACATTTACTACTTTGATTTATCCATGTGGCTCATAAAAATGTTATGATTCATGTTATGATTATTCAGGTTATATGTTTGTTGggtattaatacataaaaaaaaaaaataataattacatttgatttacttACAGTCCGTGTTCTATACGGGTGTGTTTTCAGCAATAAGAAAAATAGCTGCAATAGCATGTggaataattatgtattttaaacaagaCCGAACAGAAATGCCTAGTTAGAGTAAACAGTTGATTTAACTAGTCTGCAAAATATAATAGGTTGTCCATTATTCAAGATAGATCATGTGGTGCTGGTGGTTCAAAAAGTACAACCACTGTGCCAAGGGTAATGTACAGAAAATGTGCCAACGTGAGCAGTGGTGATTAAGAATGTAAAAACTGGCCAACACATCTGGCATTCTCACATTTCAatgaagaattaaagctgcaagcagcgatgaacgggccctcgcacccgggctccccgccagcgagtggcattagtaaaaaggttaacagtgagaaatatgcatttaaagtcataaatatgattggaatatatcaaagtatattctgtatatgttccaatcttcctgttgccagcaggtggcgctatcattattacggaaaattggccttcagatgtgttcagaccaggactcgaacatgtgaagtctggggaagatcgaacaatttatgcctgagttataacaacttctcttgctgtggcgagacatcaaacttgtcatggcgccatggacacgccatttaacaaaaactcaagatcttcaaaagttaacattgcacaggcctttagattagactgaccacaaaatatatattaatctaaaaaaaaattctaggagtagtttgtcgcagtgtaaaatatgtaacttcctgttgccaataggtggcgctatgactataactgaatattggcatgtagatctgttcagatcaagagtcttatccaacatgtgaagtttggggcagattggacattgtatgtctgagttacagcaacttccttttcatggcgaaacatcgaaatttgtcaggccaccatggacccgccctttaacgaaacctcaagtccttcgcaatttaacatcgcaaatggctttagattacactgaccaagtttggtgttgatctgaataaatctctaggaggagttcgttaaagtacaacccctgaaaatggcaaaaacaacaccaattttgaagggaaaattcaaaataaccgacttcctgttgggatccggatttcgtaccaagatacttttttgtaggtattggtgtgttacatgtgtgtaccaatttttgtacatgtacgtgaaacatagctcgaggcgcactccgttgaaagtttataggtggcgctatagagccattctgccacacccggtggaatattggcctgcagatctgttcaggccaggcctcttatcacacatgtgaagtttggggaagatcggacattttatgcctgagttataacatcttttattcccatggcgagacatcgaacttcgtcgcggcgccatgaacaagccttttaacgaaaactcaagatcttcacaactgaacatggcacaggcctttagattagactgaccacaaaaaagacattgatgtcataaaatttctaggagtagttcgtcgcagcgtaaaatatgtcacttcctgttgccaataggtggcgctatgactataactgaatatgggcatgtcaatctgttcaggttcggaatctcatcaaacatgtgaagtttggggcagattggacattgtatgtgtgagttatagcaacttcatttttcatggcgaatcatcgaaattcgccaggccgccacggacacgcccttcaacgaaaactcaagatcttcgcaatttaacatcgcaaaggcctttagattaggcataccaaatttggtgttgatttgaagaaatctctaggaggagttcgttaaaatacaacacatggaaatgaccaaaattacacaaaatatgctcataatattaaaaataaccgacttcctgttgggtttagaatttcgctccaagagtcttttttgtaggtattggtgtgttacatatgtgtgccaattttcgtgcatgtacgtgaaacatagctggaaggctgttgattttcttggtataggtggcgctgtcgagccattttgccccaccctcttctgaatcctatatcagacgaaaattttcacctggttttacgtgtgtgcaaagtttcatgactttttgagcatgtttaagccctcaaaaatgcgattcattcgggagaagaagaagaagaagaagaagaagaagaagaagaagaagaagaataaaaaacaaagcagatacaagagggtcctcacaccatcggtgctcgggccctaataaccTGCTATGTAGAGAAGTATTCGCTGTCTCTTGATGTGGCTGTAGAGAGATGGCATACTTAATTTCATTTCTTTTCACTCTGTAAGCTTCACACTTCAGAGATGAACTGGTAAACCACAATGTTCACATAAAGTGAAAGTACTGACTATTTCACTACAATCTATGCTTTATTAACTCTTTGAATTTCCTGATAAAGTGCATTGCTGAATACTATAGTAATTTGCTCTTGTGAAACAACACAAATGACACATAAACCGTAGCATTCCTCTCATCCAGAAATTATTTGAATAGATGTTTCAGGGCCATATTACCATATAGAGGAGATTTTCTCCATGGTGCATTTCTGTTTGAATGTCTCAGTTCTGAGAAAGACATTGGACATGTCTGCaggttcacgagttcacccttacatctaatctgaaggcgaatagtaggcatattttggcgtgctgtcctgggggaggggtccgggcccggagcacagcccgaacccaaataactccccctatccccaatttggtataaatagattagaagtgaggagttggggtggaggagggatgccggaAAAACTGTcatgggacaggaggtaggaagactggagatatatatatatatatatatatacgcttgtgtgctatttaggatgattagctaaacgagatgcacctgtgccaaattgaatgattatctgatcgtgcttctcctgaactttgttaataaaaccacatttaataGCGTCGATATGCTCCTTAGCTGGGCTGCACAGATCTTCAGatgacaaaaccagtcttaagtgtcattttttcaaaattgaaatgtatacatcatctaaaaactgaataaataagctttgtaATATCGATACAAAAGTATGTATTGGAGGACAATaattggtcgagatacaactatttgaaaatctggaatctgagggtgcaaaaaccctcaaaatattgagaaaatagcctttaaagtTGTGTAAATGAAATCCTTAacaatgaatattactaatcaaaaattaagttttcataTATTGACAGTAGGGCATTAAAAACatcttcatgtaacatgatctttacttaatatcctaatgatttaaaaaaaaaaaaaaaaaaaatcactttaattttGGTCCATTCAAtacatttttggctattgctacaaatataccccatcgacttaagactggttttgtggtccagggtcagatTTGAGGTGAAGCCATTAATTCATATTTACGCCATCTGACATAGGCACACAGCATATGCTTTAGTTGGAGCCTTTTAACCTAACAAATTCCAGATTCAGGTTTGCCT
Proteins encoded in this region:
- the LOC127961696 gene encoding cytochrome b-c1 complex subunit Rieske, mitochondrial, with protein sequence MMSLAARSGAFSPYLQTTNYAVAGPLKPLIPGVVMKTDKLLMDTKKPFLCRESLSGQSAKSGLAVSVSLNARSLVRFAHTDIKIPDFSDYRRPEVLDPKKSSQESGDTRRAFSYLITGSTAVVGVYAAKTVVTQFVSSMSASADVLALSKIEIKLSDIPEGKNMTFKWRGKPLFVRHRTEKEIATEADVNLAELRDPQHDRDRVQNPIWVIVIGVCTHLGCVPIANAGDYGGYYCPCHGSHYDASGRIRKGPAPLNLEVPFYEFPDDDTVIVG